DNA from Dehalobacter sp. 12DCB1:
TAATGAAAAATCTTAGGGAGAAGCTCAATGACTAAGAAGTATCATATTGAATATCTTCCTATTGCTCAAGAAGACTTAACCAGTATCATTGAGTATATTCAGATTGATGATCCTTTAGCAGCGCAGTCCTTCCTTGACGAAGTTGATAGGACAATTTCAAAGCTAGAAAACTTTCCACATATGGGGTCAATCCCTAAAGATATGCGCTTAATGAATCTGAATTATCGTATCCTTATCATTGGGAATTACCTTGTGTTTTACGTTGTACTTGACGAAATAATTGAAATCAGGAGAATCCTGCACGGGAAAAGACAATATAGCTTCTTGATTTAGCCCCGAAAGCCAGGTTTCAGATAACGTTTAGGCATTCCCGCCGCGCCCTGACCACATTCATAATCCTCCAAGTGGCGGGAATGCTGTGTTAGGCGAAGTCGGACGCTTATAATTCAGAGCCCGCCAGGACGGCGGGCCCTTATACAACCGGCTTCCCATCCGAGTCTAATAAGTAACTATCTCCATTCCAGTCTCTAACTTTTATTCTATCGTTTGAAATGAACAAACAATCTTCTCCTTCAGGATCTACGAAAATATCTGCCCCAGAGAATTGCCATTTGATATTTCCGCTCTTATCTATGCGTGTAATTTCCAGTTCACCATTAACTAAAAAATCACCTGAAAAGCGATAAATACCAAAACAACAAGCATAGTCGCATTCGGTTTGCCAATCTAATACTAAATCCGGAATCGACAAACAAGAAGCTTTGTTCCCTACTATAATTATTAAACTACTGTCATCAA
Protein-coding regions in this window:
- a CDS encoding type II toxin-antitoxin system RelE/ParE family toxin, which gives rise to MTKKYHIEYLPIAQEDLTSIIEYIQIDDPLAAQSFLDEVDRTISKLENFPHMGSIPKDMRLMNLNYRILIIGNYLVFYVVLDEIIEIRRILHGKRQYSFLI